A single window of Candidatus Effluviviaceae Genus V sp. DNA harbors:
- a CDS encoding geranylgeranylglyceryl/heptaprenylglyceryl phosphate synthase: MLDRLLATAGERGGCYVVLLDPDRFSAAENATLAGRAADAGCDAFFVGGSLAVHDRTSETARLVKQETGRPVILFPGNVSFVTPEADAILFLSLLSGRNPQFLIGEHVVAAPLIRETGLETIATAYLLVDGGSVTSVEFMSATRPLPREKTGIAVAHALAAQYLGFELIFFDAGSGASKPVPPELIGAVAENTDLPIVAGGGIRTPEAASAAIGAGARFVVTGDVVEKGASDELMREIADAVHGG, from the coding sequence GTGCTTGACAGGCTTCTTGCAACGGCCGGGGAACGCGGAGGCTGCTACGTCGTGCTCCTCGACCCCGACCGGTTCTCCGCGGCCGAGAACGCGACGCTCGCCGGGCGAGCCGCCGACGCGGGCTGCGATGCGTTCTTCGTCGGCGGCAGCCTGGCCGTCCACGACAGAACGTCCGAGACGGCGCGGCTCGTGAAGCAGGAGACCGGACGTCCCGTCATCCTGTTCCCGGGGAATGTCTCGTTCGTCACCCCGGAGGCCGATGCGATCCTCTTCCTCTCGCTCCTCAGCGGCCGGAACCCGCAGTTTCTCATCGGCGAGCATGTCGTCGCGGCCCCCCTGATCCGGGAGACCGGCCTCGAGACGATCGCGACGGCATACCTGCTGGTCGACGGCGGCTCGGTCACGTCGGTCGAGTTCATGAGCGCGACGCGCCCGCTGCCCAGAGAGAAGACCGGGATCGCCGTGGCCCACGCGCTCGCGGCCCAGTATCTGGGATTCGAGCTGATCTTCTTCGACGCCGGGAGCGGGGCGTCGAAGCCCGTTCCACCGGAGCTCATCGGCGCGGTCGCTGAGAACACCGACCTCCCGATCGTCGCGGGCGGGGGCATACGGACCCCCGAGGCCGCGTCGGCCGCGATCGGGGCGGGCGCCCGCTTCGTCGTGACGGGAGACGTCGTGGAGAAGGGCGCTTCGGACGAGCTCATGCGGGAGATCGCGGACGCGGTCCACGGCGGCTGA
- the alaS gene encoding alanine--tRNA ligase produces the protein MTSSEVRAAYLRFFEERGHDVVASAPLVPADDPTLLFTSAGMVPFKPYYTQENPPHRRAVSIQRCLRLSDLDEVGHTPYHGTFFEMLGNFSFGDYFKEETILWAWEFLTKVIGLPAERLWATVYKDDEAAAEIWKKHVGLDAGRVVPLGDEDNFWGPAGDWGPCGPCSEIHYDMGEEAGCGRPDCRPGCDCSRYFEVWNLVFPQYLQDLDGSREPLARPGIDTGMGFERLMTVIEGVDSIHETDLFRPAVTACADEIVRLTGTDLPRSPVSTELAVLADHTRSAVFTIAENILPANDGRGYVVRRLIRRAVRRGLALGASEPFIYRAAGRVIEAMKDAHPHLDAKREHIALVVRSEEERFLETLESGTVLFEEIVSRLDGPGGLITGDDAFRLYDTYGFPLDLTEEMACERGLSVDVEGFRRAMEGQRERARRASSFEGDAGRRPWRRARGSEGGTTEFVGYGLVPDRVDVAELDEEPMPAEPVEVEIVGARPGPSEGSFEVILDRTPFYAEAGGQAADAGTLRLPGGRSVAVTNVYRSGDDVIHYLEGVSEAIAPGARAEALVDLGRRRRIEKNHTATHLLQSALRSVLGDHVHQSGSSVEPERLRFDFTHHSEIDKATLDRIESLVNAWIRADLPVTPETMELDRALERGAMALFDEKYDSEVRVVCISAGNDAEISLELCGGTHVRRTGEIGLMRILSESSVAAGTRRIEAVTGVEALRTARREAETLQRSAAELKTSPDELEERVRSLNEELSTLRKELAAERRRSAGDAVDDMLKQARQVGEALVVAALTDAPDVETMRSQADALRDRLGTGAAVLATVRDGRPVLLAVVSKDLAEPGRLKAGDLIRRTAERIGGKGGGRPHLAQGGGGDPAKLEEALDEVAGDVEALLGGEDA, from the coding sequence ATGACGTCCAGCGAGGTCCGCGCCGCCTATCTTCGTTTCTTCGAGGAGCGGGGCCACGACGTGGTGGCGAGCGCGCCGCTCGTACCGGCGGACGACCCGACCCTGCTCTTCACGTCGGCGGGCATGGTCCCGTTCAAGCCGTACTACACGCAGGAGAATCCTCCGCACAGGCGGGCGGTCTCGATCCAGCGCTGCCTTCGTCTCTCCGACCTCGACGAGGTCGGCCACACACCGTATCACGGCACGTTCTTCGAGATGCTCGGGAACTTCTCCTTCGGCGACTACTTCAAGGAGGAGACCATCCTCTGGGCGTGGGAGTTCCTGACGAAGGTCATCGGGCTTCCCGCAGAGAGGCTGTGGGCGACGGTCTACAAGGACGACGAGGCCGCCGCCGAGATCTGGAAGAAGCACGTCGGGCTCGACGCAGGCCGCGTCGTCCCGCTCGGCGACGAGGACAACTTCTGGGGTCCCGCCGGCGACTGGGGACCGTGCGGCCCGTGCTCCGAGATCCACTACGACATGGGGGAGGAGGCCGGCTGCGGCCGCCCGGACTGCAGACCCGGCTGCGACTGCAGCCGCTACTTCGAGGTGTGGAACCTCGTCTTTCCCCAGTATCTCCAGGACCTCGACGGCAGCCGCGAACCGCTTGCGAGACCGGGTATCGACACGGGCATGGGCTTCGAGCGGCTGATGACCGTCATCGAGGGGGTCGACTCGATCCACGAGACCGATCTCTTCCGCCCCGCCGTGACGGCGTGTGCCGATGAGATCGTGCGCCTCACGGGCACGGACCTCCCGAGATCGCCCGTCTCGACGGAGCTCGCCGTCCTTGCCGACCACACCAGATCGGCCGTCTTCACCATCGCCGAGAACATCCTGCCGGCGAACGACGGACGCGGCTACGTCGTGCGCCGTCTGATACGGCGCGCCGTGAGACGGGGCCTGGCGCTCGGCGCGTCCGAGCCGTTCATCTATCGGGCCGCCGGACGGGTGATCGAGGCGATGAAGGACGCGCATCCTCACCTCGACGCGAAGCGCGAGCACATCGCGCTCGTTGTGCGTTCGGAGGAGGAGCGCTTCCTGGAGACCCTCGAGTCGGGCACGGTCCTCTTCGAGGAGATCGTGTCGCGTCTCGACGGCCCCGGCGGCCTGATCACCGGCGACGATGCCTTCCGTCTCTACGACACGTACGGTTTCCCGCTCGACCTGACCGAGGAGATGGCCTGCGAACGGGGACTCTCGGTCGACGTCGAGGGATTCCGGCGGGCAATGGAGGGCCAGCGCGAGCGCGCACGCCGCGCGTCGTCCTTCGAGGGCGACGCGGGCAGACGGCCGTGGCGGCGCGCACGCGGATCAGAGGGCGGGACGACGGAGTTCGTCGGCTACGGCCTCGTTCCCGACCGGGTCGACGTGGCGGAGCTCGACGAGGAACCGATGCCGGCCGAGCCGGTAGAGGTCGAGATCGTCGGCGCGAGACCCGGACCGTCCGAGGGCTCGTTCGAGGTCATCCTCGACAGGACACCGTTCTACGCCGAGGCGGGAGGACAGGCGGCCGACGCGGGAACGCTCCGACTCCCGGGCGGAAGATCGGTTGCCGTCACGAACGTCTACAGGAGCGGCGACGACGTCATCCACTACCTGGAGGGCGTGTCGGAGGCGATCGCTCCCGGCGCGCGGGCCGAGGCGCTCGTCGATCTCGGCCGGCGTCGCCGCATAGAGAAGAACCACACGGCGACCCACCTGCTGCAGTCGGCGCTGCGCTCCGTTCTGGGCGACCACGTCCACCAGTCCGGTTCGTCGGTCGAACCGGAGCGTCTGCGCTTCGACTTCACACATCACTCTGAGATCGACAAGGCGACGCTCGACCGCATCGAGTCGCTCGTCAACGCCTGGATCAGAGCCGACCTTCCGGTCACACCGGAGACGATGGAGCTCGATCGGGCCCTGGAACGTGGGGCGATGGCGCTCTTCGACGAGAAGTACGACTCGGAGGTCCGCGTCGTCTGCATCTCGGCCGGGAACGACGCCGAGATCAGCCTCGAGCTCTGCGGAGGAACGCACGTCAGAAGAACGGGCGAGATAGGGCTGATGCGCATCCTCTCCGAGTCGAGCGTGGCCGCTGGAACCCGGCGGATCGAGGCCGTGACCGGCGTCGAGGCGCTGCGGACGGCACGACGGGAGGCGGAGACGCTCCAGCGAAGCGCCGCCGAGCTCAAGACCTCACCGGACGAGCTTGAGGAGCGGGTCAGGTCGCTCAACGAGGAGCTCTCGACACTCAGAAAGGAACTGGCCGCCGAGCGCCGTCGATCGGCCGGTGACGCGGTCGACGACATGCTGAAGCAGGCCAGGCAGGTCGGGGAAGCGCTCGTCGTCGCGGCGCTGACGGACGCGCCGGACGTCGAGACGATGCGTTCACAGGCCGACGCCCTTCGCGACCGTCTCGGAACGGGTGCGGCCGTGCTCGCAACGGTCCGCGACGGGCGGCCCGTGCTGCTCGCCGTCGTCTCGAAGGACCTCGCCGAACCCGGGCGCCTGAAGGCGGGCGACCTCATCCGCCGCACGGCGGAGCGGATCGGAGGAAAGGGCGGCGGCAGGCCGCATCTGGCCCAGGGCGGCGGCGGAGATCCCGCGAAGCTCGAGGAGGCGCTCGACGAGGTCGCCGGTGACGTCGAGGCCCTCCTCGGCGGGGAGGATGCGTGA
- the recA gene encoding recombinase RecA — protein sequence MAEKKEKAKALDLAVSQIEKQFGKGSIMRLGADEVSKGVSAIPTGSLSLDIALGIGGVPRGRVVEVYGPESSGKTTLALSIVANTQKLDGVAAFIDAEHALDPGYARNLGVDTDNLLISQPDTGEQALEITDMLVRSGAVDIVVVDSVAALVPKAEIEGEMGDSHVGLQARLMSQALRKLAGSISRSKTCVLFINQIRMKIGVMFGNPETTSGGRALKFYASTRLDIRRIGSLKSGDAIVGNRTKVKVVKNKVAPPFRVAEFDIMYGRGISLEGDLIDLGLDYDIVTQKGTWFSYGDLQLGQGRENARTFLEENDDVRERLMAEVRQAAGLSGEKAPPEKEDEKAEAAAQVAK from the coding sequence ATGGCAGAGAAGAAGGAGAAGGCCAAGGCGCTCGATCTCGCGGTCTCGCAGATCGAGAAGCAGTTCGGCAAGGGCTCCATCATGCGGCTCGGCGCCGACGAGGTGTCGAAGGGCGTGTCCGCGATCCCGACCGGATCGCTCTCGCTCGACATCGCGCTCGGCATCGGCGGTGTTCCGCGGGGGCGGGTGGTGGAGGTGTACGGCCCCGAATCGTCGGGGAAGACGACGCTCGCGCTCTCGATCGTGGCGAACACCCAGAAGCTCGACGGCGTCGCCGCTTTCATCGACGCGGAGCACGCGCTCGATCCCGGATACGCCCGGAACCTCGGCGTCGACACCGACAACCTCCTGATCTCGCAGCCGGACACGGGAGAGCAGGCGCTCGAGATCACCGACATGCTGGTGAGGAGCGGGGCGGTCGACATCGTTGTCGTCGACTCGGTCGCCGCGCTCGTGCCGAAGGCCGAGATCGAGGGGGAGATGGGCGACTCGCACGTCGGTCTCCAGGCGCGCCTGATGTCGCAGGCCCTGAGGAAGCTCGCCGGCTCCATCTCGCGCTCGAAGACGTGCGTCCTCTTCATCAACCAGATCAGGATGAAGATCGGCGTCATGTTCGGGAACCCCGAGACGACCTCCGGAGGACGGGCGCTCAAGTTCTACGCCAGCACCCGGCTCGACATCCGCCGCATCGGCTCGCTCAAGAGCGGCGACGCGATCGTCGGGAACCGGACGAAGGTCAAGGTGGTCAAGAACAAGGTCGCGCCGCCGTTCAGAGTGGCCGAGTTCGACATCATGTACGGCCGCGGCATCTCGCTCGAGGGCGACCTGATCGACCTCGGGCTCGACTATGACATCGTGACCCAGAAGGGTACCTGGTTCAGCTACGGTGACCTTCAGCTGGGACAGGGCCGCGAGAACGCCCGGACCTTCCTCGAGGAGAACGACGACGTCCGGGAGCGGCTCATGGCAGAGGTCCGTCAGGCCGCCGGTCTGAGCGGCGAGAAAGCTCCTCCCGAAAAGGAGGACGAGAAGGCCGAGGCCGCTGCGCAGGTTGCGAAGTGA
- the thpR gene encoding RNA 2',3'-cyclic phosphodiesterase: MDLRLFVALELPPEVKDGILTVVGDLRSRGVRASWARPGTIHLTLAFLGDTDEALVASIGGALREAASNVRPFEWSIRGLGAFPSPRRPRVIWAGVDAPDELFELKREIDAELRPLGYSPDRRRFRPHITLGRVRRASDAAGLERHMADVEIPALSVPSNELLLMRSTLRPGGALHEALEHLPLTGGGDAPGT; this comes from the coding sequence GTGGACCTTCGTCTCTTCGTGGCTTTGGAGTTGCCACCGGAAGTCAAAGACGGCATACTGACCGTCGTCGGGGACCTCAGGTCCCGCGGCGTCCGCGCATCATGGGCGCGCCCGGGGACGATCCACCTGACACTGGCGTTCCTCGGTGACACCGACGAAGCACTTGTCGCGTCGATCGGCGGGGCCCTGAGAGAGGCCGCCTCGAACGTGCGTCCCTTCGAGTGGAGCATTCGCGGACTCGGAGCGTTCCCCTCGCCGCGTCGCCCGCGCGTCATCTGGGCGGGCGTCGACGCGCCCGACGAGCTCTTCGAGCTGAAGCGGGAGATCGACGCGGAGCTCAGACCCCTGGGATACTCGCCGGACCGACGGCGGTTCCGTCCGCACATCACGCTCGGACGGGTGAGGCGGGCGAGCGACGCCGCCGGGCTCGAGCGGCACATGGCGGACGTCGAGATTCCGGCGTTGTCGGTCCCCTCGAACGAGCTCCTTCTGATGCGGAGCACGCTCCGACCGGGCGGTGCTCTGCATGAGGCGCTCGAACATCTTCCCCTGACGGGGGGCGGCGACGCCCCCGGAACGTGA
- a CDS encoding competence/damage-inducible protein A, producing MWSPGSTRTCSSGSCCSSVEVETVTAELLIIGNELVDGTRSDTNGARIAKTLRGLGIPVSRTTLVPDEPDDVEAALREAIERADLVLTTGGLGPTSDDRTKQIAARVFGSKLVLDESVLSDVRSRFEERGLTMPEINVSQAMVPEGARIIPNRVGTAPGFALESKGTTVFLMPGVPAEMNAMLREYVAPFLEGRGHRRLEAERVLRTTGLPESEIASRVEKVARRLARTEISFLPSILGVEVRIVGRGDSPGAARQTADRAADRLAELIGDAVYAREAQSLEEVVGYLLTMQRRSLAVAESCTGGGVGRRITSVPGSSDYFAGGVIAYSNDIKKRVLGVRAGTLRTHGAVSEETAVEMADGVLKRCRSDIGLSITGIAGPGGGTDDKPVGLVWLGIAGLGDTTAGSALFAGDRDAVRRQAEQAALDAVRLRLAGG from the coding sequence ATCTGGTCGCCGGGGTCTACGCGAACCTGCTCGTCCGGCTCATGCTGCTCGTCCGTGGAGGTTGAGACCGTGACAGCCGAGCTCCTGATCATCGGAAACGAGCTGGTCGACGGCACGCGGAGCGACACGAACGGCGCCCGCATAGCAAAGACCCTCCGCGGCCTCGGGATACCCGTCTCGCGCACCACGCTCGTTCCCGATGAGCCCGACGACGTCGAGGCCGCCCTGCGCGAGGCTATCGAGCGCGCCGATCTGGTCCTGACGACCGGCGGTCTGGGACCGACCTCCGACGACCGAACGAAGCAGATAGCTGCGAGGGTCTTCGGCAGCAAGCTCGTGCTCGATGAGAGCGTGCTCTCGGACGTGAGAAGCCGCTTCGAGGAGCGGGGTCTCACGATGCCGGAGATCAACGTCTCGCAGGCCATGGTCCCCGAGGGAGCACGGATCATCCCGAACCGCGTGGGCACCGCACCGGGCTTCGCTCTCGAGAGCAAGGGAACCACCGTCTTCCTCATGCCGGGCGTGCCGGCCGAGATGAACGCCATGCTCAGGGAGTACGTGGCCCCGTTTCTCGAGGGACGGGGTCACCGGCGCCTCGAGGCGGAGCGCGTGCTCCGCACGACCGGCCTCCCTGAGTCGGAGATCGCCTCGCGGGTCGAGAAGGTAGCGCGACGTCTCGCCCGGACCGAGATCTCCTTCCTGCCGTCGATCCTCGGCGTCGAGGTCCGGATCGTCGGCAGGGGCGATTCGCCCGGAGCAGCCAGGCAGACCGCCGACAGGGCTGCCGACCGGCTGGCGGAGCTCATCGGCGACGCCGTCTACGCGCGCGAAGCCCAGAGCCTCGAGGAGGTCGTGGGCTATCTTCTGACGATGCAGCGCCGATCGCTCGCCGTCGCGGAGTCGTGCACCGGGGGAGGCGTGGGACGACGGATCACGTCGGTCCCCGGGAGCTCGGACTACTTCGCCGGCGGCGTTATCGCATATTCCAACGACATCAAGAAGCGGGTGCTCGGTGTCAGGGCCGGGACCCTCAGGACGCACGGTGCGGTCTCGGAGGAGACGGCCGTCGAGATGGCCGACGGCGTCCTCAAGCGGTGCCGGTCGGACATAGGCCTGAGCATCACCGGCATCGCGGGCCCCGGAGGAGGAACCGACGACAAGCCCGTCGGGCTCGTCTGGCTCGGCATCGCCGGACTCGGGGACACGACGGCCGGGAGCGCCCTCTTCGCCGGCGACCGGGACGCCGTCCGCAGGCAGGCCGAGCAGGCCGCCCTCGATGCCGTGAGACTACGTCTGGCGGGAGGTTAG
- a CDS encoding phosphatidylglycerophosphatase A produces the protein MTERLGLTARLVATGLGSGYSPVAPGTAGSFLCAVLAWFLVPETTAADPMLNIAAHAVSLAAFAALAVWASDRAQAVYGHDASRIVVDEFAGYLVAIFLLPKTLLVAVAAFLLFRVLDVVKPFPARRAESLPGGLGIVTDDLVAGVYANLLVRLMLLVRGG, from the coding sequence GTGACTGAGAGGCTCGGGCTCACGGCCCGTCTGGTCGCGACGGGCCTCGGCTCAGGCTATTCCCCCGTTGCACCGGGGACGGCCGGTTCCTTCCTGTGCGCCGTCCTCGCGTGGTTCCTCGTGCCTGAGACGACGGCGGCGGACCCCATGCTCAACATCGCGGCCCACGCGGTCTCGCTCGCGGCCTTCGCGGCGCTCGCCGTCTGGGCCTCCGACCGCGCCCAGGCCGTCTACGGCCACGACGCGTCGCGGATCGTCGTCGACGAGTTTGCGGGGTATCTCGTGGCCATTTTCCTCCTCCCGAAGACGCTGCTCGTCGCCGTGGCCGCATTCCTGCTCTTCAGGGTACTCGACGTCGTGAAGCCCTTTCCCGCCCGACGGGCGGAGTCGCTGCCGGGCGGTCTCGGTATCGTGACGGACGATCTGGTCGCCGGGGTCTACGCGAACCTGCTCGTCCGGCTCATGCTGCTCGTCCGTGGAGGTTGA
- a CDS encoding pyruvate ferredoxin oxidoreductase (catalyzes the formation of acetyl-CoA from pyruvate and coenzyme A) yields the protein MPGVKQLAGREEMMAPGHRACAGCLPMTAIRQILLTAGKDTVCGCATGCVEVVTSIYPYTAWRTPFIHNAFENSAATISGAEAAYQSLRRQGKVDKDIKFIAFGGDGGTYDIGLQSLSGAMERGHNMLYVCYDNEAYMNTGIQRSGGTPKGTATSTTPVGKVRPGKQEYAKALTDIMIAHNIPYVGQATAGYPKDLSDKVEKALTIEGPAFMNVLAPCTRGWRYPMEESMEIARLAVDTCFWPLYEVENGVFRVTRKPKEKKPVAEWLKKQGRFRHLFKEENKHIIDDIQSQVDENWDWLLKREEMTRSEAS from the coding sequence ATGCCAGGAGTCAAGCAGCTTGCGGGACGGGAAGAGATGATGGCTCCCGGACACCGGGCGTGCGCCGGGTGTCTGCCGATGACGGCCATCAGACAGATCCTCCTGACAGCCGGGAAGGACACGGTGTGCGGGTGCGCGACGGGCTGTGTGGAGGTTGTGACATCGATCTACCCGTACACGGCGTGGAGAACGCCGTTCATCCACAATGCGTTCGAGAACTCCGCCGCGACGATCAGCGGCGCGGAGGCGGCCTACCAGTCGCTCAGGCGCCAGGGTAAGGTGGACAAGGACATCAAGTTCATCGCGTTCGGCGGCGACGGCGGCACGTACGACATCGGTCTGCAGTCCCTCTCGGGCGCCATGGAGCGCGGCCATAACATGCTGTACGTCTGCTACGACAACGAGGCGTACATGAACACGGGCATCCAGCGCTCCGGCGGCACGCCGAAGGGCACGGCCACCTCGACCACGCCCGTGGGGAAGGTGCGACCCGGCAAGCAGGAGTATGCCAAGGCGCTGACCGACATCATGATCGCGCACAACATCCCGTACGTCGGTCAGGCGACCGCCGGGTACCCCAAGGACCTCTCGGACAAGGTCGAGAAGGCCCTGACCATCGAGGGACCGGCCTTCATGAACGTGCTGGCGCCCTGCACGCGCGGGTGGCGCTATCCCATGGAGGAGTCCATGGAGATAGCACGCCTCGCCGTCGACACGTGCTTCTGGCCTCTCTACGAGGTCGAGAACGGCGTCTTCCGCGTGACGCGCAAGCCGAAGGAGAAGAAGCCGGTCGCCGAGTGGTTGAAGAAGCAGGGGCGTTTCAGGCATCTCTTCAAGGAAGAGAACAAGCACATCATCGACGACATCCAGTCGCAGGTCGACGAGAACTGGGACTGGCTCCTGAAGCGTGAGGAGATGACCCGGTCCGAGGCCTCCTGA
- the porA gene encoding pyruvate ferredoxin oxidoreductase codes for MRQIDPDVVAAFPITPQTELMHKFAEHVADGDVKSEFVLVESEHSAMSASVGAAAAGARAMTATSANGLALMWEIVYIAASCRLPIVMPVINRALSGPINIHCDHSDTMGCRDSGWIQLYSESAQEVYDNILQAIRIAEHPDVLLPAMVTFDGFIISHTAEVLDALEDGEAREWVGTWTPNYSLLNTDDPVTYGPLDLQDYYFEHKRQQIEGMNHAPRVIKEIGEAYGKLSGRSYGLIEAYRTDDAERIIVALGSTCGTSKVVVDELRDEGEAVGLLKIRAFRPFDEEAVAAALSGAKAVGILDRSVSFGAPGGPVHKEVKSALYGGGKTPPVVDFIYGLGGRDINREHIRGVFEELKPVADAGRTPDQNIRYVGLRG; via the coding sequence ATGCGTCAGATCGACCCGGACGTCGTGGCGGCGTTCCCGATCACACCGCAGACCGAGCTGATGCACAAGTTCGCGGAACACGTGGCGGACGGCGACGTGAAGTCCGAGTTCGTCCTGGTCGAGTCCGAGCACAGCGCGATGAGCGCGTCGGTCGGCGCGGCGGCCGCGGGCGCCAGAGCCATGACGGCCACGTCGGCGAACGGGCTGGCGCTCATGTGGGAGATCGTCTACATCGCAGCCTCCTGTCGGCTCCCGATCGTCATGCCGGTCATCAACCGCGCCCTGTCGGGCCCGATCAACATCCACTGCGACCATTCGGACACCATGGGGTGCCGCGACTCCGGCTGGATCCAGCTCTACTCGGAGAGCGCTCAGGAGGTCTACGACAACATCCTGCAGGCGATCCGTATCGCCGAGCATCCGGACGTCCTGCTTCCGGCGATGGTGACGTTCGACGGGTTCATCATCAGCCACACGGCCGAGGTCCTCGATGCCCTCGAGGACGGCGAAGCACGCGAGTGGGTCGGCACCTGGACGCCGAACTACTCCCTCCTCAACACTGACGATCCGGTGACCTACGGACCGCTCGACCTGCAGGACTACTACTTCGAGCACAAGCGGCAGCAGATCGAGGGCATGAACCACGCGCCGAGGGTCATCAAGGAGATCGGAGAAGCCTACGGGAAGCTCTCGGGACGATCGTACGGGCTGATCGAGGCGTACCGCACCGACGACGCGGAGCGCATCATCGTGGCTCTCGGATCGACCTGCGGCACCTCGAAGGTGGTCGTCGATGAGCTGAGGGACGAGGGTGAGGCGGTCGGTCTTCTCAAGATCCGCGCCTTCCGCCCGTTCGACGAAGAGGCGGTCGCCGCGGCGCTCTCCGGCGCGAAGGCGGTCGGCATCCTCGACCGCTCCGTGTCGTTCGGCGCGCCGGGAGGACCGGTCCACAAGGAGGTCAAGTCGGCTCTCTACGGGGGCGGGAAGACGCCGCCGGTCGTCGACTTCATCTACGGCCTCGGAGGCCGCGACATCAACCGCGAGCACATCCGCGGCGTCTTCGAGGAGCTGAAGCCGGTGGCAGACGCGGGCCGGACGCCCGACCAGAACATCCGCTACGTGGGACTGAGAGGCTAG
- a CDS encoding ferredoxin — MREKTWKEIPIAGVIEEAGNAATYETGSWRTYKPHWFADRCIHCLRCWIACPDASIVLSEGKVTGIDYEHCKGCGICSFECPVDPKAIEMKLDSGDEEA; from the coding sequence ATGAGAGAGAAGACCTGGAAGGAGATACCGATCGCCGGCGTCATCGAGGAGGCCGGGAACGCGGCGACCTACGAGACCGGTTCGTGGCGGACGTACAAGCCGCACTGGTTCGCCGACCGCTGCATTCACTGCCTCAGATGCTGGATCGCGTGCCCGGACGCCTCGATCGTCCTGAGCGAGGGCAAGGTGACGGGCATCGACTACGAGCACTGCAAGGGCTGCGGGATCTGCTCCTTCGAGTGCCCCGTGGACCCGAAGGCCATCGAGATGAAGCTCGATTCCGGCGACGAGGAAGCCTAG
- a CDS encoding pyruvate synthase, with translation MSAPLEIRWHARGGQGAKTAALLLASAAAMEGKYSQGFPDYGPERMGAPMRGFTRISEDPIRVHCAIYSPSIVIVLDDTLLTAVDVADGMPDDGIIIVNTARSASEIRRILGFEGRKLYVVNATGIAIDEIGRPIPNAPMLGALIKVEPLLELDSVIDEITKKFSHGFRPEVLEGNVRAIKRAYEEVEAE, from the coding sequence ATGTCTGCACCGCTGGAGATTCGCTGGCACGCCCGCGGAGGACAGGGAGCGAAGACAGCTGCGCTGCTCCTGGCGAGCGCTGCGGCGATGGAGGGGAAGTACAGTCAGGGCTTCCCCGACTACGGTCCGGAGCGTATGGGCGCCCCGATGCGTGGGTTCACGCGGATCAGTGAGGATCCGATCCGCGTTCACTGCGCCATCTACTCGCCGAGCATCGTCATCGTACTCGATGACACGCTGCTGACCGCGGTCGACGTCGCAGACGGCATGCCGGACGACGGCATCATCATCGTCAACACGGCGCGTTCTGCTTCGGAGATCCGCAGGATCCTGGGATTCGAGGGCAGGAAGCTCTACGTCGTCAATGCGACCGGGATCGCCATCGACGAGATCGGACGTCCCATTCCGAACGCGCCGATGCTGGGGGCCCTCATCAAGGTGGAACCCCTTCTGGAGCTGGACAGCGTCATCGACGAGATCACGAAGAAGTTCTCCCACGGCTTCCGTCCGGAGGTGCTGGAAGGGAACGTCCGCGCCATCAAACGGGCGTACGAGGAGGTGGAGGCGGAATGA
- the recR gene encoding recombination protein RecR, whose translation MFGFPETLERLVRLLSTLPGVGRKSATRIALKLMDRNEPEVRELARTLVEARRRTLRCSVCGAFTEDEVCSICRDQRRDASLICVVERPSDVLAIERTGRYRGRYHVLGGLLSPLDGVGPEDLRMDTLIERARGGELSEAILALNPTTEGEATALYIGRLLTPHGVRVTRPASGLPVGGELDLADELTLGTALDERRDMRE comes from the coding sequence ATGTTCGGCTTCCCCGAGACACTCGAGAGGCTCGTCAGACTGCTCTCCACACTGCCCGGCGTCGGCCGGAAGTCAGCCACTCGCATCGCGCTCAAGCTCATGGACCGGAACGAACCGGAGGTCCGTGAGCTCGCCCGGACGCTCGTCGAGGCGCGGAGGCGCACGCTCAGGTGCTCCGTCTGCGGCGCCTTCACGGAGGACGAGGTCTGCTCGATCTGCCGCGACCAACGGCGCGACGCGTCGCTCATCTGCGTCGTCGAACGTCCGAGCGACGTGCTGGCCATCGAGAGGACCGGCCGCTACCGGGGCCGGTATCACGTGCTCGGCGGCCTCCTGTCGCCGCTCGATGGGGTCGGCCCCGAGGACCTCAGGATGGACACCCTCATCGAGCGGGCTCGGGGAGGAGAGCTTTCGGAGGCTATCCTCGCGCTGAACCCCACGACGGAGGGCGAGGCGACCGCTCTCTATATCGGCCGCCTGCTGACGCCCCACGGGGTCCGCGTCACCCGTCCCGCGAGCGGACTTCCCGTCGGCGGCGAGCTGGACCTCGCCGACGAACTGACGCTCGGTACCGCGCTCGACGAACGCCGCGACATGCGGGAGTAG